A stretch of the Glycine soja cultivar W05 chromosome 13, ASM419377v2, whole genome shotgun sequence genome encodes the following:
- the LOC114381491 gene encoding serine carboxypeptidase II-3-like translates to MKKFSLYACMLNLSILILLPYSKASQADKLQELILSKSSQKPPVTLSWAEEDAVKTPSPAYVAPQEGQKEADRIVALPGQPYGVNFDQYSGYVTVDPKAGRALFYYFVESPYNPSTKPLVLWLNGGPGCSSLGYGAFEELGPFRINSDGETLYRNKYAWNEVANVLFLESPAGVGFSYSNTTSDYGHSGDKSTAKDAYVFLINWLERFPEYKTRDFYITGESYAGHYVPQLAYTILVNNKFSQQKIKLKGIAIGNAWIDDVASIKGIYDYIWTHALSSDQTHELIEKYCDVTSENVSAMCVNATRTAAIEIGNIDDYNIYAPLCHDSSLKNGSAGSVYDFDPCSDYYGEAYLNRPEVQLALHAKPTNWAHCSDLINWKDSPATILPVIKYLIDSDIGLWIYSGDTDSVVPVTSSRYSINTLKLPIQVPWRPWYSGNEVGGYVVKYKGVTFVTVRGAGHLVPSWQPSRALTLIFSFLYGSLPPASPWKGF, encoded by the exons ATGAAGAAGTTTTCTCTTTATGCTTGTATGCTCAATTTGAGTATCTTGATTCTTCTTCCCTATAGCAAAGCCAGTCAGGCTGATAAACTTCAGGAGTTGATTCTGTCTAAGAGCTCACAGAAGCCTCCAGTGACCCTTTCATGGGCAGAGGAAGACGCAGTGAAAACTCCTTCTCCTGCTTATGTTGCACCCCAAGAGGGTCAAAAGGAAGCTGACAGAATTGTGGCACTGCCTGGCCAGCCCTATGGTGTGAATTTTGACCAATATTCAGGCTATGTCACTGTTGATCCAAAGGCTGGAAGAGCacttttctattattttgtgGAGTCTCCATATAACCCTTCAACAAAACCTTTAGTATTGTGGCTAAATGGAG GACCTGGTTGTTCCTCATTGGGGTACGGTGCCTTTGAGGAATTGGGACCTTTCAGAATAAACTCTGATGGTGAAACACTCTATCGTAACAAATATGCTTGGAATGAAG TGGCAAATGTGCTGTTCTTGGAATCCCCTGCTGGAGTGGGCTTTTCCTACTCCAACACTACTTCTGACTATGGTCATTCAGGAGATAAGTCTACTGCAAAAGATGCATATGTTTTCCTGATCAATTGGCTAGAGAGATTTCCAGAGTACAAAACCCGCGATTTTTACATAACTGGAGAGAGCTATGCTGGACATTATGTGCCTCAGCTTGCATACACTATTCTGGTGAACAATAAATTCAGTCAACAAAAGATTAAACTCAAAGGCATTGCT ATAGGGAATGCTTGGATTGATGATGTTGCAAGTATAAAGGGGATATATGATTACATATGGACTCATGCTTTGAGCTCAGATCAAACACATGAGCTGATTGAGAAGTACTGCGATGTCACTTCTGAAAACGTTTCAGCTATGTGTGTCAATGCAACAAGAACGGCTGCTATTGAGATCGGAAACATTGACGATTATAACATCTATGCACCACTGTGTCACGATTCTTCTCTCAAAAATGGATCTGCTGGCTCT GTCTATGATTTTGACCCGTGTTCTGATTACTACGGGGAAGCCTATCTAAATAGACCAGAGGTGCAACTAGCTCTTCATGCAAAACCCACAAACTGGGCACATTGCAG TGATTTAATAAACTGGAAGGACAGCCCAGCTACCATCTTGCCGGTCATCAAGTATCTCATTGACAGTGACATTGGATTGTGGATATACAG TGGTGATACTGATTCAGTGGTTCCAGTCACATCTTCCAGATATTCAATCAACACCCTCAAGCTCCCTATCCAGGTTCCTTGGCGTCCATGGTATTCTGGAAATGAG GTTGGAGGATATGTGGTTAAGTACAAAGGAGTGACATTTGTTACAGTAAGAGGAGCAGGACATCTAGTTCCAAGCTGGCAACCATCACGGGCTCTGACTTTGATCTTCTCATTCCTCTATGGAAGCCTGCCTCCTGCATCACCATGGAAGGGTTTCTAG